In Spirochaetales bacterium, one genomic interval encodes:
- a CDS encoding SagB/ThcOx family dehydrogenase has product MYNKENMTFLYEIFHEKTKLNEINNDEMGLRIYGLYQEPYLLYAMSQTYKVYPYKKKFKLEKEFEEKYDFHDVVIKRCSTREFVKHDIGIHELSQLFFFSYGITHSIKTSVYGEEKVQYFRAVPSGGALYPLEMYIVLLSARDIPAGLYHYNVIDHSVELLSAGDYRADMLNIMPNQFSLDTASAIVVISAIFSRNTIKYGERGYRFVLLDAGHLMQNVHLSVTSMDLGCYAVGGFSDDGFNDLFSLDGYKETALYASVIGKSK; this is encoded by the coding sequence ATGTACAATAAAGAAAACATGACATTTTTATATGAAATATTTCATGAAAAAACGAAACTTAATGAAATAAATAATGATGAAATGGGCTTAAGGATATACGGTCTGTATCAGGAACCGTATCTCCTCTACGCAATGTCACAGACATATAAAGTGTATCCTTACAAGAAAAAATTCAAGCTGGAAAAAGAATTCGAGGAGAAATACGACTTCCACGATGTTGTCATAAAACGATGTTCAACCCGCGAATTTGTAAAGCATGATATCGGCATTCATGAGTTGTCTCAATTGTTTTTTTTCAGTTATGGGATCACTCATTCAATTAAAACATCGGTTTATGGAGAAGAAAAAGTCCAGTACTTCAGGGCGGTTCCATCCGGCGGGGCTTTATACCCTTTGGAAATGTATATCGTCCTCCTGTCAGCCAGAGATATACCCGCGGGGCTTTATCATTATAATGTTATCGATCATTCAGTGGAATTACTTTCGGCGGGCGACTACCGCGCGGACATGTTGAACATTATGCCGAACCAGTTTTCACTTGACACCGCATCCGCAATTGTCGTAATCTCTGCCATTTTTAGCAGGAACACAATAAAATACGGTGAAAGGGGATACCGCTTTGTACTGCTTGACGCCGGTCATCTGATGCAGAATGTCCATCTCTCCGTAACATCGATGGATCTCGGTTGTTATGCCGTCGGTGGTTTTTCTGATGACGGCTTCAATGATCTTTTCAGCCTGGATGGATACAAGGAAACGGCTTTATACGCGTCCGTTATTGGTAAAAGCAAATGA